The Lycium barbarum isolate Lr01 chromosome 12, ASM1917538v2, whole genome shotgun sequence genome includes a region encoding these proteins:
- the LOC132623683 gene encoding UDP-glycosyltransferase 83A1-like, whose product MSQPHIVAVPYPAQGHVLPLMELSLWLVKEGCKITFVNSEFNHKRVTKALSENDNVRNKINLVSIPDGLEPEEDRTDLKKLTEAIGEVMPGKLEEVIKMINEPDENGVSCVIADQNVGWALGVAEKLNIRRVAFWPAAAATLTSFFSIPKLIDDGIIDSDGAILKKQGIKLSPNMPIMNSSDFTWAFFPDPALRRVIFDLINDNAERVKSASWIVCNSAKELEPEAFAMFPQMSPIGPLLATNRLGSSTGHFWPEDSNCLNWLDQQPHNSVIYVAFGSLTILDLTQFQELALGLESSKRRFLWVVRENLILNGDSVYPKGFKDRVGNRGHIVKWAPQQKVLAHPSIACFVSHCGWNSTVESVSNGVPFLCWPYFADQLFNQSYICDIWKVGLGFNKNEDGVIGKEEIKNKLDKLFGDTTFKERALDLQAKVNTSVKGGGSSNKMFGKFVDWIKTQRSSI is encoded by the exons atgagtcaACCACATATAGTTGCTGTACCTTATCCAGCACAAGGCCATGTTCTTCCTTTAATGGAACTCTCCTTGTGGTTAGTCAAAGAGGGCTGCAAAATCACCTTTGTTAACTCTGAATTCAATCACAAAAGAGTGACGAAGGCATTATCCGAAAACGACAATGTACGGAACAAGATAAACTTAGTTTCAATCCCAGATGGATTGGAACCTGAGGAAGATAGAACAGACCTGAAAAAGTTGACAGAAGCAATTGGTGAAGTGATGCCTGGGAAACTAGAGGAAGTCATTAAAATGATTAATGAGCCTGATGAAAATGGAGTTTCATGTGTTATAGCTGATCAAAATGTGGGATGGGCACTTGGAGTTGCGGAAAAGTTGAACATTAGACGAGTTGCTTTCTGGCCAGCTGCAGCTGCTACACTAACATCTTTTTTTAGTATCCCAAAACTCATTGATGATGGAATCATAGATAGCGATG GAGCAATCTTGAAGAAACAGGGGATTAAGCTATCACCAAACATGCCCATCATGAACTCATCAGACTTTACATGGGCTTTCTTTCCTGATCCAGCCTTGAGGAGAGTGATATTCGATCTCATAAATGACAACGCCGAAAGAGTTAAATCCGCAAGTTGGATCGTTTGTAACTCCGCAAAGGAACTGGAGCCTGAAGCATTTGCCATGTTCCCTCAAATGTCACCAATAGGACCCCTTTTGGCAACCAATCGATTAGGATCTTCAACGGGCCATTTCTGGCCCGAAGACTCAAATTGCCTAAATTGGCTCGATCAGCAGCCACATAACTCTGTCATTTATGTCGCGTTTGGTAGCCTTACAATCTTGGATTTAACTCAATTCCAGGAGCTGGCACTTGGGCTAGAATCGTCCAAACGACGATTCCTCTGGGTGGTCCGAGAAAATCTAATTTTGAATGGTGATAGCGTTTACCCCAAAGGTTTTAAAGACAGAGTAGGCAATAGAGGCCATATTGTGAAATGGGCCCCTCAACAAAAGGTGCTAGCGCATCCTTCTATTGCTTGTTTTGTGAGCCATTGTGGATGGAATTCGACGGTCGAGAGCGTAAGCAATGGGGTGCCTTTCTTGTGCTGGCCTTATTTTGCTGACCAGTTGTTTAATCAGAGTTATATTTGTGATATTTGGAAAGTGGGATTGGGATTTAACAAAAATGAGGATGGAGTTATTGGCAAAGAAGAAATCAAGAATAAGCTGGATAAGCTATTTGGAGATACCACATTTAAAGAAAGGGCTTTAGACCTTCAAGCAAAGGTTAACACTAGTGTCAAAGGAGGAGGGAGTTCTAATAAGATGTTTGGTAAATTTGTCGactggatcaagactcaaagaagTTCAATTTAA
- the LOC132622878 gene encoding UDP-glycosyltransferase 83A1-like, with product MIQIPHIVAIPYPAQGHVLPLMELSLWLVKEGCKITFVNSEFNHKRVIKALSENDDVRNKISLVSIPDGLGPDEDRADLKKLTEAIAEVMPGKLEGIIKRINESDENGVSCVIVDENMGWALGVAEKLNIRRVAFWPAAAATLASLFSVSKLIDDGIIDSDGAILKKQGIKLSPNMPIMNPSDFVWACFPDPALTKIIMDLVADNNERVKSADWIICNSAKELEPGAFAMFPQMSPIGPLLATNRLGSSTGHFWPEDSNCLKWLDQQPHNSVIYVAFGSFTILDLTQFQELALGLELSKRRFLWVVRENLILDGDSAYPKGFKDRVGNRGHIVKWAPQQKVLEHPSIACFLSHCGWNSTVESVSNGVPFLCWPYFADQLFNQSYICDVWKVGLGFKKNEFGVIGKEEIKNKMDKLFGDGTFKERALDLQAKVNSSVNKGGSSNKMFGTFIDWIKTQRGSI from the exons atgatCCAAATTCCACATATTGTAGCTATACCTTATCCAGCACAAGGCCATGTTCTTCCTTTAATGGAACTTTCCTTGTGGTTAGTCAAAGAGGGTTGCAAAATCACCTTTGTTAATTCGGAATTCAACCACAAAAGAGTGATCAAGGCATTATCTGAAAACGACGATGTACGCAACAAGATAAGCTTAGTCTCAATCCCAGATGGTTTGGGACCTGATGAAGATAGAGCAGACCTGAAAAAGTTGACGGAAGCAATTGCTGAAGTGATGCCTGGGAAACTTGAGGGAATTATTAAAAGGATTAATGAGTCTGATGAAAATGGAGTATCATGTGTTATAGTTGATGAAAATATGGGATGGGCACTCGGAGTTGCAGAAAAATTGAACATTAGACGAGTTGCTTTCTGGCCTGCAGCTGCCGCTACGCTAGCGTCGTTATTTAGCGTCTCAAAACTCATTGATGATGGAATCATAGATAGCGATG GAGCTATACTGAAGAAACAGGGGATTAAGCTATCACCAAACATGCCCATCATGAACCCATCAGACTTTGTATGGGCTTGCTTCCCTGATCCAGCTTTGACGAAAATAATAATGGATCTCGTAGCAGACAACAATGAAAGAGTTAAATCGGCAGATTGGATCATTTGTAACTCAGCAAAGGAGCTGGAGCCTGGAGCATTTGCCATGTTCCCTCAAATGTCACCAATTGGACCCCTTCTAGCAACCAATCGATTAGGATCTTCAACGGGCCATTTCTGGCCTGAAGACTCGAATTGCCTAAAATGGCTCGATCAGCAGCCACATAATTCAGTCATTTACGTCGCATTTGGCAGCTTTACAATCTTGGATTTAACTCAATTCCAGGAGCTGGCACTTGGGCTAGAATTGTCCAAACGACGATTCTTGTGGGTAGTTCGGGAAAATCTAATTTTGGACGGCGATAGCGCTTATCCAAAAGGTTTCAAAGACAGAGTAGGCAATAGAGGCCATATAGTGAAATGGGCCCCTCAACAAAAGGTGCTAGAGCATCCTTCTATTGCTTGTTTTTTGAGCCATTGTGGATGGAATTCGACGGTCGAGAGCGTAAGCAATGGGGTGCCTTTCTTGTGCTGGCCTTATTTTGCTGACCAGTTGTTTAATCAGAGTTATATTTGTGATGTTTGGAAAGTGGGATTGGGATTTAAGAAAAATGAGTTTGGAGTTATTGGCAAAGAAGAAATCAAGAATAAGATGGATAAGCTATTCGGAGATGGAACATTTAAAGAAAGGGCTTTAGATCTTCAAGCAAAGGTTAACTCTAGTGTCAATAAAGGAGGAAGTTCTAATAAGATGTTTGGTACATTTATTGactggatcaagactcaaagaggcTCAATTTAA
- the LOC132623186 gene encoding ribosome biogenesis protein WDR12 homolog, with amino-acid sequence MDIDDKAARRIQVRFVTKLKAPFNAPPNSIAVPSNLTRLGLSSILNNLLKAGKDEWNPEPFDFLIDGELVRMSLEEFLLAKGISAEKILEIEYIRAVAPRKQEEPSLHDDWVSAVDGSNSKFVLTGCYDGFGRIWKAAGSCTHLLEGHTGAITSVCVVKPRVPQSGADQIVATASKDRTLRLWKFDADESLDQIKRIRAFKILHGHTASVQSVAANPAGDTVCSGSWDCQIALWQASGSDTGDVVSVKKRKKDAQEEDLQLEEAAKSTLVGHTQCVSSVVWPQDETIYSASWDHSIRRWDVEMGKDSLNLYCDKVINCLGVGGEGSALIAAGGSDPILRIWDPRKPGTSAPVYQFSSHGSWISACKWHEKSWFHLVSASYDGKVMLWDLRTAWPLAVIDTHKDKVLCADWWKGESVISGGADSKLCISSDVCVL; translated from the exons ATGGATATTGATGACAAGGCTGCAAGGCGTATACAGGTCCGGTTCGTGACGAAGTTGAAAGCCCCCTTTAATGCCCCACCTAATTCCATTGCTGTTCCCTCTAACCTCACCAGATTAGGCCTCTCTTCCATTCTCAACAACCTCCTTAAAGCCG GAAAGGATGAGTGGAATCCTGAGCCTTTTGATTTTCTCATTGATGGAGAACTGGTCCGCATGTCACTTGAAGAGTTTCTCCTTGCCAAGGGCATTTCAGCT GAGAAAATATTAGAGATTGAGTACATTAGAGCTGTGGCTCCAAGAAAACAAGAAGAGCCATCTTTGCATGACGATTGGGTCAGTGCAGTTGATGGTTCTAATTCTAA GTTTGTTTTGACTGGATGTTATGATGGTTTTGGAAG AATATGGAAGGCTGCCGGATCTTGTACACATCTATTGGAGGGCCATACTGGTGCAATTACTTCTGTTTGTGTTGTCAAACCAAGAG TGCCTCAAAGTGGTGCTGATCAAATAGTAGCCACGGCTTCCAAGGATAGGACACTGCGGCTCTGGAAG TTTGATGCAGATGAGTCTTTGGATCAGATAAAGAGGATTAGAGCCTTTAAGATTTTACATGGACATACTGCTTCTGTCCAAAGTGTTGCAGCAAATCCTGCTGGAGATACG GTTTGTTCAGGGTCCTGGGATTGCCAAATAGCTTTGTGGCAAGCAAGTGGCTCAGATACAGGTGATGTAGTTTCAGtcaaaaaaaggaagaaggatGCCCAAGAGGAAGATCTTCAATTAGAA GAGGCGGCTAAATCTACACTTGTAGGACATACACAATGTGTCTCTTCCGTGGTGTGGCCACAAGATGAAACAATTTATTCAGCATCGTGGGATCACTCTATTAGAAGATGGGATGTTGAGATGGGCAAGGATTCATTGAACCTG TACTGCGACAAAGTCATTAATTGCCTTGGTGTTGGAGGTGAAGGTTCTGCCCTCATTGCTGCTGGTGGTTCTGATCCCATTCTTAGGATATGGGATCCTCGCAAACCAG GTACTTCGGCGCCTGTCTATCAGTTCTCATCACACGGTTCTTGGATATCCGCCTGCAAGTGGCATGAAAAGTCATGGTTTCACTTGGTTTCTGCATCGTATGATGGGAAAGTAATGTTATGGGACTTGAGAACTGCG TGGCCCCTTGCTGTCATTGATACTCACAAGGACAAG GTATTATGTGCGGATTGGTGGAAAGGAGAAAGTGTAATCAGTGGTGGGGCTGACTCGAAGCTTTGCATATCTTCCGATGTTTGTGTGTTGTGA